TCCCTATTTTGAAACGGCCGTGGAGCAAGCCCAGGCAGCCCGAAACGATTTCATCAACCCGTTTGCGCCGGTGTTTTTCAGCTTTGCCGTCCTGCCCTTTTCACAGTCCAATCGCGCATTCACCATACTGGATATTTTTCACCGAAAGGCGGAGCAAAAGGAACTCTCGGGGGCGGCCACCATACTAAGAGCGGTTCTCGGCTATGTGCTGTTGAGGCACAAAAAAGAAAAAGAAGCCCTTTTCCATCTGACCATTGCTCGAAAGTTGGCAACCGAACAAGGCAACACGCTGGCCCTTTATTGGGTCAACTTGTTTATGACCTATTATGAATTTTTCATCGGCAATCTCATGGCGGCCCGGAATCTTTTTATGAGCACCTTGAATGATTCGGGCAACGTTCATCTTGCCCCACCCTATGCCATGCTTTCCTGGATAATGGACATGCTTCTTGAGTTTGAGCGACAGAATATGCCGCCGATACCCAACTGCACTTTTGATATTGCGGCAAGGTTCATCCTGGAAGGACCTAGTATTCCGTCCAAAGGATGGCTCATGCGAATTTTTGCCAAACGCCTCGCGATACAAAAGGGTTCTGTCGATCAAATACAGACCTATCTCGGCGAGAGCATGAAATACCTGGAACAAACCGAATATAAAATTGAACTGGCAAAGACCCGAATCGAGATCGCCCGACAGGAGCTATCGAAAGGGAACCGGGATAAGGCCCAAGAGCATGCGCGCGAGGCATGGCGTTGCCTGCCCGCCTACGCGGAACACATTTTCCCGGACGAGCTTCAGCAGTTGATCGCGAACGTCTCCAAAGGACCGTTTTTGAAAAGTTTTCTTTCCCCGGAAATTGTCTTAAACCAATTTGCCGAGATCATGGAAAAGGTGGCGCCCGCCTCTGATATAAAAATGCTGCTTAGTCGCACGGTAACGTCCACCAATTGGTTTTTCAGCGCCGAGCGGGGGGGGCTTTTTTTATTTGAGGGGGATATTGAAGAAATTGATAAGGATAAACCGCAACTCCTGGGCGCCGTGAACCTGACCGAAATCGAAACTGCCTCGGAAAATTTCAAACCGCAGTTGAAACTGATAAAAGAGGCCACGCTCAAAGACAACCCGCTACTAAACAAAATATCAATGACCAACGCGCCGCCCTCCCTCTCCAAGATGGCTGCGGTGCTTTGTCTGCCCTTCAAACTGGAAGATGGCCGCCGGTGTGTCTTATACCATGACAACTCCGCCCTTGTGGACTGCTTTGATTTTCTGGATGATAAAACCTTAAGTCTTCTAAAAACTTATATAGAAGCGCTATTCCAGAGAATCTATAAATATTACCTGTCAACACTCAAGAAAAAAAGCCGATTACCCGAAGAGGTCATTGATCAGGAAATTCCCTCGGAAGAAAAAGTCATCGGTCACAGCGCTGCTTTCCGGGAGGTGCAAAAAACAGCCCGCCGCATCGCCAAAGCG
The Desulfobacterales bacterium genome window above contains:
- a CDS encoding sigma-54 dependent transcriptional regulator translates to LCFANGKGFDNILPILEKVRTIAEALGDRRSLSLIDMHRGLFLFLSNRSAEALKALSAGKQAVETLGDTDILNQAAAYIGLFFFIQGMYLKAIPYFETAVEQAQAARNDFINPFAPVFFSFAVLPFSQSNRAFTILDIFHRKAEQKELSGAATILRAVLGYVLLRHKKEKEALFHLTIARKLATEQGNTLALYWVNLFMTYYEFFIGNLMAARNLFMSTLNDSGNVHLAPPYAMLSWIMDMLLEFERQNMPPIPNCTFDIAARFILEGPSIPSKGWLMRIFAKRLAIQKGSVDQIQTYLGESMKYLEQTEYKIELAKTRIEIARQELSKGNRDKAQEHAREAWRCLPAYAEHIFPDELQQLIANVSKGPFLKSFLSPEIVLNQFAEIMEKVAPASDIKMLLSRTVTSTNWFFSAERGGLFLFEGDIEEIDKDKPQLLGAVNLTEIETASENFKPQLKLIKEATLKDNPLLNKISMTNAPPSLSKMAAVLCLPFKLEDGRRCVLYHDNSALVDCFDFLDDKTLSLLKTYIEALFQRIYKYYLSTLKKKSRLPEEVIDQEIPSEEKVIGHSAAFREVQKTARRIAKADFPILIQGETGVGKEVMARWVHKNSPRQNGPFVIIDATTIPENLIESEVFGHEKGAFTGADRLKPGRVELAGDGTLFLDEVGELPLSIQAKLLRVLEEKTFTRVGGSRVHQCDFRLIAATNRNLAKEVQAGRFREDLFYRLNVLPLQIPPLRERKEDIILFARHFLEISCKRLKRPSPPITPADVSALLTYPWPGNIRELKNIIERAALLSSDNELELQLVAVTKHQSVQAFEDMPTMTDLQRRYIAHVLAATGGRISGPNGAAEILGMKRTTLYSRMKKLGMPLDNEHGDSLFAESS